Proteins encoded together in one Nitrospirota bacterium window:
- a CDS encoding 4Fe-4S dicluster domain-containing protein — translation MALYITDECISCSACLPECPNEAIFENRAESEAKGHPVTPGHGENGDIYVISHELCTECVGFHDQPKCAEVCPIDNCCILDPAHPESKEDLLAKKDRLHPEEAAH, via the coding sequence ATGGCTTTATATATTACCGATGAGTGTATTTCCTGTTCAGCCTGTTTGCCTGAATGTCCTAATGAGGCAATTTTTGAAAATCGCGCTGAGTCGGAAGCCAAAGGACATCCGGTAACTCCCGGACATGGAGAAAATGGTGATATTTATGTAATTTCACATGAGCTGTGTACGGAGTGCGTTGGATTTCATGACCAGCCCAAATGTGCGGAAGTTTGTCCGATTGACAATTGCTGCATTTTGGATCCCGCGCATCCGGAAAGCAAAGAAGACCTTTTAGCAAAAAAAGATCGGCTCCATCCCGAAGAAGCCGCTCATTAA